The sequence GGGGATCAGGAGGCAAAAGAACTGCATGGTATAAAACACTACGGAAATGCAAGCAAGAGTGTAAGGGAGTGATGAATTGTATTGAAAATTGTAGAAATGCCAAGACACAAGTGGGGAAGTCTGTTAGTTGTGTGACTCCCTGAAGCACCCTTCTCATCCCGGCCTGTAAGCCGCACCAGCCCCCGCTCATACAACCGGCAGCCACTCTTTTGGGCCTGTGGCAACAGGTATGCTTCCTTGGTCCTGCACTGTGAGACTCTCAGTCTCCCTGTTTGGCCCCACATTGGTCAGTTTTGCCATCTCTGCCTTAGCCCCTTTCCACCTCTGGCCACCCATTACACAgcttcttttataaataaaaatatcgcAAGCTGTGTCACAGTCAGTTAACGACAAGAACAGCAGCAACTACATTAGTAATCctttatgtgccaggtactgtgctaaacTCTATAAGcatttcttatttaatcttcagaaaATCTCTATAAGGTAGCTACTATAATTATGCCCATTTAGGGTTGAGGAAATTGAAGATTAAACAGATGAAATAACCAGTTCACTTTTACACAGCTAGTATCCCATGGAACTGGGACTTACACATGCATgtccttttatttctcattttaaaaaacagattttattttttagagcagatttaagttcacagaaaaactagaAGTATAGAGTGTTGCCATATAcctcctgccctcctccagcctcccccaCTATGAACACAGATAGTCCATATGTTATAAtcgatgaacctacattgacacatcattgtcACTTAATTTCATAATTGACATTAGGGTTCCCTTTTGGTGTTGTACATcctatggattttgacaaatgtataatgacatgtatctgcCATTATAGTATCATAGGAATAgattcactgccctaaaaatcctctgtgtttcGCTTGCTCATCCCCCACCCCCCGTGGCAaccacttgtttttttttttttttttttttcacgacTCTATCATGtctttttgacattttagaaataaattctaAGTTCAGATGTTCAGTTATCATTGAATATCTATAAGGAATCAGTGGAGTTCCCATATCCATGAATCATGTTTATTTCTTAAGAATTGGGTTAGTGGATTCTACTTTCTGTCACCATGTTTTCTGTCCTTTCTGGGAACCCGCTTGGCTATTTGCACCATGTGTGGGACATGTACTTAAGATAGAGTACAACTATGTTATTCCCACTTCCTGTCCTGATAGCTTTGGAAGAATTCTGGTTTTTTCCTTCACAGCCCgtctttgtaattttgtttagACCAACAAATTAGTTTGATCCATGATCCCTGACATTAGGTGTCAAACCACCTTAGACGAGAAATGGGCATGAGTTCGTCTATGTTTCAGCATCTTTCTGGTATTCAGGACAGCCTAAAGGTCGGGATGAAGGGCTTTGAAGGCCCTTTTTAGAGATTCCACCGGACTGGTTGGTTAAGTAGTGATGAAGCTACTTATATTATTCCCTGGTTCACTGGAGTGATTCATCTTTAAATGAACCCTGGAACTGCCTTTCATTATATTCATGTATTAGAAAAACCTTACACCATACTGTTGcaagtacaggttgagtatccctaatccaaaaaccTGAAATCTGTTCTCTCTCTATTCCTCCCCCAGAAGCCCCATGTGCCACTCCCTTGATCTGCAGCTTCGGGAGGCCAGTGGACCTGGAGAAGGACGACTACCAGAAGGTGGTGTGCAACAACGAGCACTGCCCCTGTAGCACCTGGATGCACCTGCAGTGCTTCTACGAGTGGGAGAGCAGCATCCTCGTCCAGTTCAACTGCATCGGCCGTGCGCGCAGCTGGAACGAGAAGCAGTGCCGCCAGAACATGTGGACAAAGAAGGGCTACGACCTGGCCTTCCGCTTCTGCTCCTGCCGCTGTGGCCAGGGCCACTTGAAGAAGGACACAGACTGGTACCAGGTGAAGCGGATGCAGGAcgagaaaaagaagaagtctgGCTCCGAGAAGAACACAGGGAGGCCCCCTGGTGAGGCGGCGGAGGAGGCAAAAAAGTGCAGGCCGCCAAATAAGCCCCAGAAAGGCCCGAGCCACGACCTCCCCCGCCGGCATTCCATGGACCGGCAGAACTCCCAGGAGAAGGCAGTGGGTGCCGCGGCCTACGGTGCCCGCTCCCCCGGCGGCTCCCCGGGCCAGTCCCCACCCACGGGCTACTCCATCCTCTCTCCCGCCCACTTCAGCGGCCCCCGCTCCTCCAGATACCTCGGGGAGTTCTTAAAGAACGCCATCCATCTGGAGCCTCACAAGAAGGCCATGACCGGGGGCCATGTGTTCAGAAATGCCCACTTTGATTACAGCCCTGCGGGGTTGTCAGTTCACAGGGGGGGACACTTCGACACCCCCGTGCAGTTCCTTCGGCGGCTGGACCTCTCCGAGCTCCTCACTCACATCCCCAGGCATAAGCTGAACACTTTCCACGTGCGCATGGAAGACGATGCCCAAGTGGGCCAGGGGGAGGACTTGCGGAAGTTCATTCTGGCCGCGCTCAGTGCCAGCCACAGAAACGTAGTAAACTGTGCCCTGTGCCACCGGGCACTCCCGGTGTTCGAACAATTCCCACTGGTGGATGGAACTCTGTTCCTAAGCCCGTCCAGACATGATGAGATCGAATATGATGTTCCTTGTCACCTTCAAGGTATAGGTGTTAATTCACCTTgcctgctttctgtttgttaaaaaCCAAACAGCAAACAAGACGGATTGCTCTATTTTGGCTTAGTTTTCACCagtgttgtttctttgttctagTCAGGTGCTAGGTAACATTTGAATATTTCAGCTTCGCCCAGTGACGTGGTGATTTTTTACTCTGATGTGGCAGTACCAAGTACAGTTGTCCTAGtggataattttgtgtgtgtgttctgtaaTTTGAAGAGAGGATTGCTGGCGTGTGGTTTTGCATAATGGGGAAGGAAGTTAGTGGAGTTTTTGCATATTTGTCACTTACTGTAAACCTGTTTAATGGGTCCAACTAGCCGTGCATCCTCTTTGATCCTTACAACAGTGAGGAAAAGCAGTGGTCAGAAAAGGGCCAAGGTGTTTTTAGATTAGTTGAATTAATTTTGAAGTTATGAAAGATGAGACTGTCTTGATAGCAGCAaaaggtaaacaggattattgaAAGCTCAGGCATTagcctggtggtggtggtggatggagggaggggcgATGGGGAAGCTTATTATTCCTATGGATGACATGTAAGGACTTAGTATGTTTCAGCCATAAATTGAATAAGATGAGGTTGGTTAGTATAAGAAATCTGTCAGTTCATATACAACTACTGAACTTCCATAAAGGTGAGACACATCACATATAACATGTTTATACTTTAAATGTGTGCTAAAAAGCTTGTTGTAAAAATGATATATTCCTACGTGTCTCCTTCCCGCCAACCCTGCTGTGTCAGTACCCAGACAAACATTTTCAAATCTTAGCTTATGCTTCAAGTTTTTAACATCATGATTGTAAATACTGCTGTCTTCATTCTCCAGTTTTACATATTATCTGTTTATTGACTGGCTTTGAAGGTGGATGACTATGcatccccctcctcctccttctcaggaTGAGATACCACAATTCTTGGTTAAATCCTTAATGTTTACTAACGTGAATATATAGTTAATATTGAGCCAAGAAGtatgggtttttttcttattatatagtACGGTATATTCTAGGactccttttgtttttattaggattaattgattattttcatttgcataggtttttttgtttttttgttttttaataacctTGGCTAGTTCTCACTCTCCAGCAGCTTTACAAACCATCTTTCAGAAACATTTCCACATACCTGTCagatttttttggaaaaaaaaaattttgccccTGAAAATGCCCCTCATGGAGACTCTTACCCTCCTGCTTCTACCTGTCCTGGTGCACTCAGGACCTGGTGTACCACATTGCTGTCCTTCTAGGAATGCCTTCATTTCtgtcctattttttaaaatcttgtttcctggatctcagtattttattttttctcggTTTGTTCTCTCAGCTTTTAGGAAACATCCCCCAGGAGCTTTTTGAGAAAGGGAATAGATGATTTGAGACTTTGAACATCTTGAGAATATCTTGATTTTATCTTCACTCTTCATTGCTATTTAGCTGGGTGTAGTCTTCTAAGTTATACATATTTTGCCCTcagaattttgaagacatttcttTACTGTCTCCCATCTTACAATGTCGCTATTTTGAGAGGTCTGATGTTACTCTTATTCCTGTCTTTGCCTCCATCTCCACCCCTCCATGAAGGTTTTAAGATTTTCTTCGTATATCCCTAATGTTCTGAAAGTTTACCATATGCTGGTCTTTTACACAGTTTTCCCTGTTTGTTGTGCTTTCTGCACTCTCTTGGCCCTTTGGCTCTATAAACTTACCATCTTCCATTTggagaaatttgtttttgtattatttctttgataatttcctCTAccctattttcacttttaaaaaattctgtgaaaCTCTGTATTAATCAGACATTAGACCCCTTAGATTATCTTTTGTTGGAGTGGAGAActcctttattttatatataataaaggatatataataaatatattcatggccctgttcatctcttttttctgctttatggAAAATTTCCTTGACTTTTTATTCTGGTGTTTTTACGgagtttaaaattttctgttcttacatttttaatttccaagagctcCTTTTAATAGCATGCTCTTCTTGTTTCATGTATGTAATTTCCTGTGCTACCTTTCTGAGCAAGGAAAGGGAGCTGAAATTGCAGAGAGAGTAGTCTCGTTCATTTTGAGAATTGTAACTAACTTTACCCTATATCTTTTAGCATTTGTTATAAAGCAGAACATtccaaaacttagtggtttaaaaggATAATTTAATGACTTCTCACAATTCTGTGGGTGGATTGATTAGGACAGTTAGGTTGGCTTAGGGGGTCTCAGCCGGAATGGCTTGTCTTATGTTCCATGTAGTTTCATCTTCCAGTAGGCTAGCTTGGACTTTTTCACATGGTGCTCTCAGGATAGCATTCAAGAGATATGAGTGGAAGCTGCAGAGTCTGTCTCTAGAGGCTTAAGCTTGGAACTGAGTAACATCACTCCTGTCACATTTTGTTCATCAGCATAAGTCCTAAGTCTAGCCCAGGTTCAGATGATGCTGAAATACTCTGTTTTTTGATAGAAAGTGCTGCATAGAATTTATGGTTGTTTGTAATTTATTGCTCCCTACGATCTCCCTACAAACTCCCCAGTGCTTGTCCAGTTTCAGAGCTTAACCATTTACCTCAGTCCACTTTCTGACTTCATATAGTTTGATTCAGGGTTGAAATAACTTCATTGTTTCATGATggagtttgtgtttttgttttttaatcctgtTTGGGGGTAATTTTAGAGGGAAGTGGATGGAAACACCTTTATTTCTCCATCATAAAACTTGAAACATTTTTTATGAAGATGAATATGGGTACAGCATATATGAGAATAGTAGTGTTCTTTTTCTATCTGTAATggacaaattattttcatgtaatCCGTTCATCTGTTGATCAAACTTACGGATTTCACACATTCTGGGTACTATCAGTTCTTGCTTGTCATCAATTTATAATCTTAGAATAAGATGcttttataaaatgtaacttACCAGGCTTCAAGTTCTAGTATCACACCTGGATATGATGTACATTAAGTATCCTTTAATTTCCAGAGGAAGGGACCACTTTGGCTTGGTTCATAAAAAGAGGCAGCATGAATGCTGATGTCAAAAGGTGGGCTGGATCTTGGTAAGCAGAGAGTCTACCCAGGTCAGGTGTTTGTTGATGAGGAGGGAGTGCCTGCAAGCAAAGGAAGGGTGGTTAAAAAGAAGAAGGGCAGGTTGTGATCAGGAGATAGGGAGAGAACTGGTTGGAGCCAAGGGTGTTCTAGAGTGGGAAAGGAGTAAGATAGGGAGAGAATAGATTGCAGAAGTACTTTCAAGCCATAATAAAGAGCTTTGCTATATGTTCTTTATGAATGTGAATGGACAGATTTTCAACGTTTTTTTAAAGCAGGCAGTCACGTGGAGGAAAGGGACAGGAAAGGGGTTTGAAAGGGGTGGGATCTACAAACAGAGTTGAGACTTTGTAGTCTAGATGCAAGGATATAAAAGAATGCTAAGGTGTGGACAGAATGGAAGGGAGGGGATATTGTCAAGaggttattttaaagaaaaattatagcttgtaaattcagaaacaaaattcACTTTGTTTCTAGACCAGATAAATGGTGGAAGAGTAGAGAAAGGAGATGAGTAGGTAAAGGTAGAGAAAGGGCCTGGTTTTGGGGGCAGAAGATGAGGTTCGTGAGTCTTGGGTTTGAAGGGATGTTAGGACTTTTGTGTGGAGATGTCTAGCAGACACagttaaaaataagcatttgagTTGAACACTGGGAAGTTTGTAACAGTGGTGGTTAAAATCCTAAGGTTGGAAGAGCTCTTGgataggaagaaaagagaaagaaaaggaaggaggataTGATAAACCCACGACCAAATCTTGAGGGTACTTTGCAAGGAGCAGATGAAGAAAGAGGTAAAAATTAGGCCTGagtacttgtgtgtgtgtatatatacatcaaaACATAGACATACATAAATAGATAATGCGCACATTAGATGTGCATCACAAAGATACTGAGAAGTTGAACGTTTGATATAAAACCTGAAGATCAGGGTGTTTAATTATTACCAGAGAAGTCATCATTGCCACAAGTAAGTCCTTGACCACATGTCAGCATTTTTATTGCCACATCTTTGAGAAATCCATGCCATCTTATTTGTAGTAAGAAAATGTAAATCATGTCTTTAATCACCAATTATTGACCTTGCATTCTTccgttttcctttcctttcctctcctcccctcctctcccctcccctcccctcctttgccctcccctccccacccctgccctcctctcttttcttttcttttttcttttcttttcttttttttcttttctatctcactctgtcaccctggctggaaagCAGCAGAGTGATCATAGCTGCTGCAGCCTTGGACTGCTCAgctcaagcagtgctcctgcccagcttctccagtagctaggactacaggctcaagctaccacacttggcttatttaatttttttaaactttgttgttgttgttgttttgttttgtgatggagtttcgcttgtgttgcccaggctggagtgcaatcctgcgatctcggctcactgcaacctctgcctctgggttcaagtgattctcctgcctcagcctcatgagtagctgagactacaggtgcctgccaccacgcccagctaatttttttgtatttttattagagacggggtttcatcatgttggccaggctgatccaaactcctgacctctggtgacccacccgccttggcctcccaaagtgctgggattacaggcgtgagccactgtgcccagccttaaacttttttaagagatggggtctcactgtattattgcccaggctggtcttgaactcctggcctcaaacgatcatcccatttcagcctcccaaagtgctgggattacaggcatgagccactgtgcctagcccgaCCACgtgttttaaaaagcattttcaactCCAATAGAAGGGCCACACTACACTGCAGGCCACAGGATTGCATAGCGTGCAGGGCTGACACAATGCTGCAGTACATGCTGTGTCCAGTGGCCCTCTCTGGATTATCACTTCCTCGCCCTGCCCTTTACCCCTCACTGCCCTCCCCGGACTCTGTCTCTGGACTTTGTTTGCTCTCTTTTCCTCTGAAAATAGGTTTTGTTTagctttaataatttattaagatTGATCTAATTAAGAAGTTCTTATTGGGCTTCTTTACCACTTTGAACCACATGTGATTGTTCTCCAGAGAATCGGCTTTTGGTTTAAATTCACAAAGGGTTTAGAAATTCAAAATTCTCTGTGGTCAGGACAATGTTTAGTAGAACTGAAACAAATCTAGACTGAGTCCAGACCAAGTGTTCCTGTGAGTTTACCTGTAGGTTATGGATCCAAGAGACATGAATCAGTCTGGACTTGCTACTTAATTATCTCATGAACTTGGACAAGCTGCTCAGCTTCTAAGCCTCACTTCCTACTCTCAGAAGTGGGAGCAACAGTAATGCCTATTTTGTAATGGTGCTGTTAGGGTTAAATGAAATGATTCACATGGAGCTGGTAGCATAGTGCCATACCCTCGGTTAACTCTTAGTAAAAGTTACTCTGTCTTCATCATTATGGTCATTGTTAGCAACACCTGACTTCTGTGTCTAAGGCTGCCCTTACCCTTCTTAGCTGTGACCTCTGTACCTGTGAATGTTTGGGAATTGCATTGAGTAAGCAGGATGAAGAGTGCAAATGAAGTTGTTTCCAGTGGCTCCTGGATCCTTGAATGGACTTCCTAACATGCCCCAAGGCTAGAGTAGATGTGGCATGTGAGACCCTTTTATTTTCAATGCCATAGAGCAGAGGTGGGCGGCATTTCAAGAAGTTCTTGTCATCCTTCCCCTTTTTGGCATAAAGGCCCCCAAGGTTATGCTGTCTTTGGCTGTTAACATGCCCCATCCATTTACCCAACATACGCTTACAAAGTGCTTTCCACATCCTAGACATCGTGATAGTCACTGAGTCTACAAGGATGAATAAGACATGGTTCTTGCACTGAAGGAGGAAGGGGGTCATGCAAGCAAATGCGAACTAAGGGCTCCCCCTAAGTACTGTAGATGAAACATATATACCTTTCCATCGGGTAGGGAGCAGGTTGGTCCTTACTACTGAGTGCTGAAGACCCATAGTCTGACTGATGGCAGTGAGCAGCATATTCTGAATGTGAGGCCACTTAGGATTATGTGTTCTCCTGATGGTAGTTTTTTACATGGGGAAGCGCCCTGGGTCCCACACAGAGAGCAGAAATGTTGCTGTTATATGTTGCCTGGGCAGATTCTGGGCATTCTGACTCTTCCCTAATTATTTAAACTGTGATGCTTCCATATACACTAGGAtgacatctttcctttataaacattAAGATGTTATCAAATAATGGAGGGGGATCATGTAGTAACTTTTAAGAGCTCAGTGAATAAAATGttgaacttcttttaaaaaattacaagtaaGATACAATTCTGGTTCCTAAATTAGATGTGGTGATGGCTGAGCATTTTGAGAACAAGGATAGTTAACATAGTAATTTTGGTTGTGGTGTAATTTTGGGCTATCAGTCCCCAAGACAGACTTGATTTTTATGATGGGACTTGTCAGGGGGTGAGAGCTTGTGACAAGACCAATGTTATTGGTTAAGTCTATATGCTAAACATAAAGTTTTGAGCAGGAAGTCCTGCGTAAATACAGTACAGGCTGGTTTTGAGTATATGTGGCTTTTGTTTCTTGAATTTGGATGGACCCATTATGTAAGTCCAGCAGCACTTTTTGGAAAAGCAAATTGAAGCCAAGTTTTTAATACGCTTGaacttaaaatacatgttttattgACAATAACTAGTAGTTCATCATTATCCTGAAAGGACAGCTTGTGTactaaatattgatttttctttttatatttatccaaaagataaAATCTTTGCTTATAATTGGTAGGTGAAACATTTTTTATCCCCTTGGAGATGAAACATGATTTCCATGATGGCCACTCAGAGCCTTGTGTCTTCTGTGCACAGGGAGACTCATGCACCTGTATGCGGTGTGCGTGGACTGCCTGGAAGGGGTTCACAAGATCATCTGCATCAAGTGTAAGTCACGGTGGGATGGCAGCTGGCACCAGCTGGGCACTATGTATACCTACGACATCCTGGCTGCCTCTCCATGTTGTCAGGTAGGTATTGAACACACTGAGGGAGCAGTGGGTGATACTAGGCTTCTGTCCCCAAGTGAATGTAGGGAAGATGCTTCTGGCAATAAAGAAGAAATTCAGTCTAGCAATGATGGCTGAGTTACTACTTGTAATGTAGTCATTTAGTGGAATACTGTGCGGTCATTAAAAGGGATAGTGTATAACATATAATTATGTGGGAAGCATTTCCAGTATATTAGGTCAAAAGAATAGgttataaaatggcataataataTGCTTGCATTTGTAAGTAAGTGAGCATGAAAAGGGAATTGCTAACCTGTTACCAGATGGTCTCAGAGGTGGGAGGCTGAAAGATGCCTTTAGTTCTCTTTTTCCTTGAGTATATTTTCTAAGATTCTGTATGATTAGCTTATACtaaatttataatagaaaaaaagttactCAAAAGGAAGAAAGTCACTTTCTTAAATAGACAggattttcttgttgttttctttctgtgggATAGTACAGTTATCTAGGAATTGCCTGTCTTGTAAGGTGTTTGAGGTTGTAATCCTTAAAGCACTCCTAAAAGGAGGCATTGTCTCATGCTATGAGAACATCTGAAATTTAGCTGTCATCAGAAAAAGAGGGAGGTATTCACATATGAAAACACAAATCACCTGTAGAATCACAGGAGACAAAATCCTTGGAAATATCTCGCTTTATTTCCAAGTGCTTGGGAAAGAAAATAGCTTGTTACATAATTCCTTGATACTGTCATGGGCAGGAGAGAAATTTTTCTTTGCTCTAAAGTGTTCCAGCCTGGTTTTGTAGTGCAAATAGCTGATACATACTTTATTAGTTACTGTATAGTTTTATGTCTTTAGCATTATGGCTTGATTTTTCTAAAGAGAATATCTTTACTGTTATCAGTAGTTATTCACTGTAGCATTTTACGATAGTTATTATGCCTTAATGCCAGCTCATGAGGGAAACCAGAGGAAGTAGCTCCCCTCTGCACACACAGCGTGGAggattatcttttaaattaaagaaataaggaAGCGAAAGAACGTTTGAGCCTGTTAACTCAGAAGATTAGCACTGGAAAGGACCTGGGATCTAGACCAACCTCCTTATTTCCTCATACAATGGAGGCCTACAAACTTGGGATGCTTTACCCAGGTCTACATACATTGTGTCACAACCATGACCGCACCGTGTGACTC comes from Theropithecus gelada isolate Dixy chromosome 4, Tgel_1.0, whole genome shotgun sequence and encodes:
- the HECA gene encoding headcase protein homolog codes for the protein MPNPKNSKGGRKNKRANSSGDEQENGAGALAAAGAAGAAAGGALAAVSGCGAAAVGAPGTGGAAGAGGAGTGAANAAAAAGAAAAGDAKNEAPCATPLICSFGRPVDLEKDDYQKVVCNNEHCPCSTWMHLQCFYEWESSILVQFNCIGRARSWNEKQCRQNMWTKKGYDLAFRFCSCRCGQGHLKKDTDWYQVKRMQDEKKKKSGSEKNTGRPPGEAAEEAKKCRPPNKPQKGPSHDLPRRHSMDRQNSQEKAVGAAAYGARSPGGSPGQSPPTGYSILSPAHFSGPRSSRYLGEFLKNAIHLEPHKKAMTGGHVFRNAHFDYSPAGLSVHRGGHFDTPVQFLRRLDLSELLTHIPRHKLNTFHVRMEDDAQVGQGEDLRKFILAALSASHRNVVNCALCHRALPVFEQFPLVDGTLFLSPSRHDEIEYDVPCHLQGRLMHLYAVCVDCLEGVHKIICIKCKSRWDGSWHQLGTMYTYDILAASPCCQARLNCKHCGKPVIDVRIGMQYFSEYSNVQQCPHCGNLDYHFVKPFSSFKVLEAY